In Cryptomeria japonica chromosome 1, Sugi_1.0, whole genome shotgun sequence, the sequence CATTCATCTTCTCTGTCATAGAAATACCAaaagaaacaaacaaacaaacagacagaccagaaagaaagaaagaaagaaagagcacAGTGACAAAAGATGGCTTCATCCATGATAATTAAGCTCGCAGTCATTGCCTTCACATCAGCTATCAGCCTGCAATGTGTTCTGGGTATATTTAACTGTACCCAATTTGCTTGTCTGTTAAGTTTCTTTCTGATCTAGGATAAAAATCTGATCTTTAATGGAATTGCAGGTGTCCTGACTTGTGAGGAGTTGCCTCTTCAGCTCTGTGCATTTTCTGTTTCATCGTCAGGAGCACGGTGTGTTCTTGAGAAATCTATCTTGAGGGACGGCAGAGCCCAATACCAGTGTCTGGTATGTCAAAAACCCTATTTTTAAGCAATAGATCTCTTCTTTTTTAAATCATATGATAAGATAAAAGATGAGGTTTCATAGTAATTGTTCTGGAATTAATAGTATTTTCAGTCAATTTCTTTTTAGATTTGATCATGTTggttttttttatcaacatttcggattacatttcattattcatcatTTCTTAGTAAGAAAAATGAATTACGGATCAAATTCTATGATTCAAGAAAAAATAATTACattctgatgatgaaatgatgaaaacaagaaaaaagaaaagaattacATTCTGTTGCAAGATCTATTATGAGAATGCAAGGTGgattgaacatttttttttggattacAAAACTGATGTGCATGTAATTGAAAATCATTGTGCAGACATCAGAGGTGATGGTAGAAAAGATAAGTGAATGGATTGAAACAGAAGAATGTTTAAACAACTGTGGGCTTGACAGAATGGTAGTGGGAATGTCCAGTGATAATTTAATGGAGTACAGATTTACCAGCAAACTGTGCTCTCCACAGTGTTATAACACTTGCCACAACATTGTGAATCTCTACTTCAATCTTGCTGCTGGAGAAGGTAAGCAAATTATATCATTTTCTCTGGACTTTTCTTGTTGGGTTTTTTTTAAGGCTTCTCAAATAATGTTGCATATATATATTGTTCCAGGTGTGTACTTGCCTAGCCTGTGCAAAGCTCACAGAAGTGGGTCCCGGCGCATGGTAAGCGAAGTTTTGAATGGAGAACAGTCAAGTATTACAGCTGAATCATTCAACTTTgcttctcctccttcttcttcttccaccaTGGACATCACAACCGCCATTCCTGTGGCTTCTCGAGTTCCATAGACTATAAAGCAAAGTTTTTCTTTCAAATAGTTTATATGATAGCTTTCTAGTTACATGGCCCTGTACAATTAAATCCTGTGTATGGATACTTCCACATCAATTATTATGGCCCATAACCAGTTTAATTGTTTAAAAGGATTTATACCCTCtgaagaatttttattttattttatttgtgggAGATTATATAGTGGTCAACCTACCAAAGATTAAGGTGGGTATGTGATTCTTTTCCCATATTCTTCTTAAATCAGTTTTACATATTCTATGTATTATATTTGTCCAGTAGTTAATGGAACTTTTGTCTAACTACTTctgtctattttatttttaaatttaaaatgttgtTATGGAGATTTTTCATGTGAGAATATATTAATTGTTTTAGTGTCCAATTCTATGAGTCATCTTTAAAGAAATATATGTTATTTGAGAAAGGAAATATGTTATTTGAGTGTTAGAATGGTGAAATTAGTATCTTTATGTTAATTTTTGTTTGATTATGAGTTCATTTTGATAGAATGTTTCAATAAAACTATATAttgataaattttgttttgttgtgtaAAATTAAgttcatatttcaattttttttattcatttatgttcACACGTGTTTCTACACATTTGACCTTATCTCATCTTTATGTGCACTTTCCCCTGTATATTTACCATTACTATTCATTTATTATGCCTGTCACTGCACTTATATTCATATGTTCATTCTCCATGTCAACATTTATGTCTACCTATCCTAGATCATTCTCATGGGGCTCAAGTTCAAAGCCATGTTACATGAAATTTTGTTCATTGGAATTCAAaacttcaaattcaattttttcctCATTCATGACTTTTCACTAGCCACTATGAACCAACTTGGTACACCTTTTGTACAACTTATTATTATTCCCTagtatttaaagacattcatttATGTACTTGACTACATGAGAGAGGATCACCTTAACATCATAAGCATTACGAGAAGAATCATTCTAGGAATATTTTCACTTGGAACATAATCATGTGAGGGTAACATTGTCATTAATATTTATCAATGATATTAATTCATTCTAATCAAGAATACTGAGCTACGAAAACATGACCCTTTTGATCCAACAAGACTTTCACATTCCCAACTATTAGTGATCAAGAAAGAAAATATTGTAAACATATATAGCCAATTAGTTCAGATTCATGCATTAGAAATCAAAACTATGTAAAAGGTGATATTTGTTACACTCGAGAAACCCTACATGGTGCACGAGATTGATTTACAAAATTTTAAAAGAAATCTACTTTATatttcttcttttttgcttccaATACATATAAGAAGTTCTGATTCTAAATTGTAATTCACAAGTTATGAAACAATGAGTTACTCTATATTGGTTGTTGCAAATAtaagtgtatgttgtcattgatgtcaaacttgttggtttgGATGGGGTCTGGTTGGTCTGGATGTGGTCTGATACAGTGTGGTGCTATGGAATCGTGAAAGGCGAATTGTAACTATGTCTTCATACATTGTATAATGTTTGGTGAAGGTTCAAGAACTATGGTGATAAGTAGTCTGGTGATGTTATCTTGTTGGCTTGGGTATATAACTTGTGTTGTCTAATATAGTTCAATGATTGTTCAATGCTGGTTGTGTTTGGATATATGGAGCTCACTTGAAGACTTTctaaatagaataaaaaaaattcttgtgATGTTACTGAAACTCTATTGATATTCTTGGTATACTGGTATGATGTTTTAGTCATGTCTGATTGTTTCAGTGAACAGTCTGTCATACAGTTTGTATAGATATGTGGCAGATATCTATCAAATGTTTATGCGATTGTTATATGCTAGTTGTGAGCTCATATTATTATTTGcgaaggttgagacaccttaatcgcAACACTAATTTCAACGATAAATTCGTCTAGGAAATCCTTTGTACTATCAACCACTAGATGAGGACTAATAATAT encodes:
- the LOC131071678 gene encoding uncharacterized protein LOC131071678, encoding MASSMIIKLAVIAFTSAISLQCVLGVLTCEELPLQLCAFSVSSSGARCVLEKSILRDGRAQYQCLTSEVMVEKISEWIETEECLNNCGLDRMVVGMSSDNLMEYRFTSKLCSPQCYNTCHNIVNLYFNLAAGEGVYLPSLCKAHRSGSRRMVSEVLNGEQSSITAESFNFASPPSSSSTMDITTAIPVASRVP